The genomic region TTTCCAAGTATTCTAAAAATAGCAATCGTTATTCCTATTTACAAAAAAGACGATCCGGAAGACATTTCAAATTATAGACCTATTTCCTTATTGTGTGTACTTTCCAAAGTATTTGAGAGAATTGTGTATAACCGTATGTCTGAGTTTTTGGGTAGATTTAAAATTGTAAGTGATTGTCAACATGGCTTCCGTACCGGTAGATCTACTCAGTCTGCTGCCTGCAGATTTTGTGAAAGGGTCTACAGATCTTTGGATGCAGGTGAATATGTGGCAGGTCTCTTTTTTGATCTAACCCGTGCCTTTGATTGTCTTGATAGTCGTTTTGTTAGCAATAAACTGTATAATATTGGTTTTAGAGGCATATTTTTAGATTGGCTAATCAATTATCTATCAGATAGGATAATTTCTGTTAAAATCAATGAAGCTATTTCGGAGGAACGTTTTATTAATCTGGGGGTTCCACAGGGCTCTGTATTAGGACCCctgatttttttgttgtttattaacGATGCATCTAACCAGTTTGATATTTTGGACCTGAcgttatttgcagatgatacttcTAGTGTGGTCTCAGCACAGACCTATGAGAAATTGGCATCTACTTGCAATAGTTTTTTAGCTCGGTTTAATGACTGGTGTCGATCTAATAACCTAATTTTAAATGTagacaaaacaaaagtaatatattttaataacttaaattCTGTAAATCCTGTACTACATCTAAGTTTTAACAATGTACTACTGGATTCCTCAAATCATACAAAAATTTTAGGTATCCATCTCGACTCAAAATTAAAATGGTCAGTTCACATAGACATGCTCAGTAAGTCCCTTAATAAGTCGTACTATGCATTATcccgtattaaaaatattatgcccATCTCTGCGCTGTTAAATGTATACTATAGCCTTGTTTATAGTAGACTTTGTTACAACATAGTTTTATGGGGAATGCAGTCAACAGTGACAGAATATTTATAACACAAAAACGTATAAtacgaaaaatgtttggaattagACCTCTTGAGAGCTGTAAGCCCatatttattaagaataatattttaagttttccatGTATTTATATCTTCAGAATGTTACTATATGCTGTTGATAATATTCATATGTATGACAGAAATTCTAGTTTCCACAATTATTCGACACGAGGTGGCGACTTGCTGAGGGTACCTGGTCATAGATCGAGTAAATTTGAAATGTCAGTAAAGTATATGAGCATTAGATTGTTTaacgttttaccaaaaaaatatagaacaatgaataaatatttatttaagaaatccattaaaagcttccctaacaacacacaacattccaggaatgtactaccaaagttctatcaatatttgaatgtcctggacatttagggaacattcggtgaacatctgtttaaattattcctggaatgttaccataagacattctgtgaacatactaccaatgttcctatattttaagttgcgaaataatacatacgtgtaagagatacaacattacttataacataccagacaaactaagtgacattttaggcctacagtgcaataatatgtcaaatttaaagagtttcccaagattataaacatacaaatgtaataaaaattattgttcgcgaatattcaatttggaatgcgattttgttaataaaaaaaatacttataacttatgcaaaacccaagagaggcatttatatttatttcttttgcgttcattttcaaattcgccgtgcatatatttttgtgcatggcgcttgagagggcatcacgtgactaaaaacgaccaaccaacgacctcgcttcggccatcttggcatcttcatcttggcgaccttgccttgccgtggattgtttttagttgtttgtattatttgtgctttttaagaatatttttttaattcggatacttttataatagctttaatagtattattaacatagtgcataaaatggtgtcctgtttttaacgcagttggagtagcagaaacaaatgtagataaaaaaatctgcaggaataacgtttcaattatgacagaagctcaaaacaaatgactgtgaatgaaaagccctattaaaaggttagtatgcaaatatgtaaacgaaagcatgccctgtatttcagaaaataaattaatactattaataccctaataatactattcataaaaaatcttttaagtaacgtagatataacaaagtgaataaaaggcataaatcagaagaattattattttattttataagttaataattggtcatatccatttattattttaataataattgtgaataagccacaaacttcgcttattcctaactaaaatagtaaatagagataggtaataacaaaaggatttgtaaaactaaaataattctttttgcgtttttgctagtgtatgcgtttataaataggatggtagaccacacactataatatgcagtattaccaactaatgaatacacagaatattagtcgatttgctaaactcagtctcagtactaattactgtaattttggcaaaattggccaaaaacaaaaaaaattacctactaaaatcactagccagttgtgtctgagtttggggaaccgactatactaataaacaatttctaagctgttttataataattttgtgagttcattaatcatattttttatttaaaactaaaatttgttaataatgcttagtaatgcatatattttgtatttttagctttccagaagatcctgcgaagaagacatgaagtatagatcagatttgttaatagaggagtatgttcaaaacactttttagaaaaagatattgagagaacttcactttcatctgttcgtttgagagactgtgctgttccaatagcttatgtcacacaggtatatgcataacctaattaataatacagtccgtacaatatagatactgttgtaattcattatctacatcggagatctaagttgacattgttgcccaactataaaaaatttttgaattcattttaagtcaaatatatcacataattattgcgaagtagattatacaacaaaacagattaatattcaatgtaaataaataaaaacatcagaaatcgaaaacaagaattaaggtataatcttatgttacagttattaaggtaccaagggtattatagggatatacgttgaccgaaagcgttattattataatacctgtggtgccttcaacgtttaatgcccgactaaattattctttatatgcgaaaaatttgaatgaattttgaattgattagtttttaaataagtacatttaccagtaacagtagtaacgtaattgtggtaaccatagttttacttaggttgatatttgtcaacttgacagtatctaagtcgttatttaaatttaatgcccaagggcgttatatcgtacttaacagacttcgaaatgtcattatttgtcaaataatataccagtaggacattaaagtaaataataaaaacaataaatataatgaatactaaatacttatttgtttgtgaaaaatctatttctttgtggcttttttgtaattaattattctaatggggaaataagccacaatttacttgaaaaaataattttattaagttctacttccacatcggatgtcgttgtcaaaatacaaaatgttcattattattattttatttattaaatattatttaaatatcatttaatatttatttttttattattattatttatgcatattattacctgtaaataatatttcttctgattgttaattgtaaaggatagaaaaattaccttttattttattttcttttagaatcagctgagagaagtggtctacaaaaaaccagaaaggaaacggaatatgtggctacgaaaagcaaaagaaaggtttacaaagcaaatgtgacacatttttttataatatttaggaatgtcagcaaattacattaaaaaatgtatgtaaagattttttgcaataaaaatgtttatatttatcaaggatgatAAGTTGGGATGTTTTAAGTGTAAACACAGCTTAAAGTGAGTTGGTAGCTCTGAGAGAGATGGCCATCTGGCACTTACTGTTCTGCGGTGATGTTCCATGCGGACTGACAGGTAGGGCAGAGAACAACGGGGCAAAGACAGTAGTTATAGAAAAACTGAATGTAAAATGTATTGAATAacatattagtaataaatatgaatTATTCCATCGACAGTGGTCTTATTAATTTAACAATGGTTAAGGTACTTAAGTACATATCAATGGCGACGAGGATAAAAGTGGTAACGAAgtaaatactaattgttttatGTAAACCGATGTCCGGTACCTTTGTTAGTGAATCAAGATGGCGAACAAAAAGTTCGAAGAATTTATTCCAGATTTACAACCGTGGAATATTTACGAAGAAAGATTGGAACAACATTTTGTGGCAAATGGGGTTGAAGAGGAAGCTATTAAAGTGGCGATCCTAATCAGTTCGGTAAGTGCACCCACATACACCTTGTTGAGAGATCTATGTTTTCCAGAAGCTCCCAAAACCAAAACATTTGCAGAATTATCACAGTTATTAGCTACCCATTACGGAGGTCAAGTGAGTACATGGAGAGAGAGATGTACATTTTTTGACCTGCGGCAAGAAACTGAGGAAAAAATAGCGGACTGGTATGCTAGGATAAGAAGTGCTGCAGTTACTTGCAAGTTTGGGGCAGATCTAACCAAAGTGCTGCTAAATAAGTTCGTGAGTGGTATGTGTCCTAGTAAAATTCTCGACAGATTATGCGAAGAGGATGAAAAGGCGACGATGGAGCAGATGGTGAGTTTGGCAATGAAGACAGAAAATGCTATTATGGCTTCAAAAACAAGCTCGAGGTCAACTGTAAATGTTCACGTGATAGATCATCAGCAAGCTTCGTCATCGTCGAGTTCTCGAGTTCGTCGGCAGGGACAGGATGGAGGTTGGCAACATGGGACAAGGGGGACAATGCATGGCAGCTCAAACGTCAATGTAAATTCAAGTGTCAATCAGATGTCAAAATGTAAGATATGTggaaataaacacaaaaatagttgtaaatataaagattacatttgtaatatatgtaaaaaaattgggcACTTGGCTAGGGTCTGTTTGGCACATAAAAATAGTGTTAATTTTATAGATAGTGAGGCGGAAGAGGACATTTATACATTAGACAGCATAGAATCAAGAATTGTTGATCTGTGCCAtgtacaaggcaaggtagacaaTCCCTTTAAAATCCAGGTAAAGATTGAAGGGAAAATATATGAGATGATCATTGATAGTGGCGCTGGTATAAGTGCAATCACAAAAGaaacatatataaataatttttctcatTTTAGGCTAACCAGTGATGATCTGTTGCTAAAAAGTTATGAAGGTAGTGTCTTTTCACCAGAGGGATATTTTATAATAGATATGGGCTATAAAAGCAAGAAAATACCAGTAAAGCTATACGTTGTTCAAAAAGGTTCTGCAAATATTCTAGGGAGAGACTGGATAAAGGCCTTCAATATTAGGCTTGAAATGATGAATCAAATTGTAAGTAATAGTAAAATTCTAGATCTAATAAACAGTTTTTCAAACGTATTTACTAGTAAGTTAGGAAACTTTAATCATAAGGAAATTTCAATTAAAGTTGTGGAAAATGCTAAACCAGTTTTTTGCAAGCACAGAGCTGTTCCTTTAGCCTATGCGAAAGAGGTAGAGTTAGAGTTAGATAGGTTAGAGAAAGAGGGAGTAATAGAATTAATAGACAATTCAGATTGGGGAACACCTTTAGTCTTTGTTCAAAAATCAAATGGGAAAATACGAATATGTGGGGATTAcaaaacaacaataaataaacatttagaaGATGTGAAATATCCACTTCCAAAAATTGATGAATTATGGAATAAACTAAAAAAAGGTCAacgtttttcaaaaattgatttacAACTAGCTTATATGCAGTTCTCCTTAAATATTGAATCAAGTAAGTTGTTAGCGTGGAACACTCACAGGGGTTTGTACGCAGTTAAAAGATTACCATTCGGAATAAAATCAGCAAGTAGTATATTTCAACGAGAAATTGAAAATCTCTTTAAGGGCATGAAAAATGTAACAAACTTTTTAGATGATATAATAGTAACGGGGGAAACAGCAGAAGAACATATGACTAACTTGAGGGAAGTTCTTAGCAAACTTGAAAAGGCTGGGCTGACAGTTTGTAAagaaaaatgtgtattttttaaaGAGGAAGTTGAATACTTGGGGTACAAAATATCAAAAGAAGGCCTTAAGAAAACAGATAGTAAAATTGCTGCAATAATAAATGCACCTAAACCAGAAAATATAACAGAAGTTAGAGCTTTTACAGGGCTAGTAAATTATTACCATAAATTTATACCTCGGGCTGCCCAGATCTTAGAACCAATATACAAGCTTTTAAAAGGTAATGTAAAGTTTTTCTGGTCAAAAGAATGTGAAAGGGCATTCAATATTATAAAAGATATAATAGCATCAGATAATTGTTTAGTTTATTTTGACCCTGACCTTCCAATAATAGTAACAACAGATGCAAGTGACAAGGGTATTTCAGGCATGTTAAGCCAAGTTAAAGAGGGAGAGGAGAGAACAGTAGCATGTGTGTCAAGAACTCTCATGCCagcagaaaaaaaatattctacagTTGAAAAAGAGGCTTTAGCAGTTCATTTTACCATAAATAAATTTTACCAGTACCTCTGCTGTAATAAGTTTAAATTAAGGACAGATCAAAAAGCGCTAGTTGCATTATTTGGAGAACACAGGAGCATCCCTAAAATGTCCGCAAACAGGATACAAAGGTGGGCTTTATTTTTGTCATCGTTTGACTACAGTATTGAACATATCAAGGGAATAAACAATCCTGTAGCTGATTATTTATCAAGGTCACCAGTGCAGGTTACGGGAACAGTAGAGGAACCAGCGGAAGGAATGACATATATTCATTTCACGGAGTCTATAGAATACTGGCCAATTAACAA from Diabrotica virgifera virgifera chromosome 3, PGI_DIABVI_V3a harbors:
- the LOC126882473 gene encoding uncharacterized protein K02A2.6-like; this translates as MANKKFEEFIPDLQPWNIYEERLEQHFVANGVEEEAIKVAILISSVSAPTYTLLRDLCFPEAPKTKTFAELSQLLATHYGGQVSTWRERCTFFDLRQETEEKIADWYARIRSAAVTCKFGADLTKVLLNKFVSGMCPSKILDRLCEEDEKATMEQMLEVNCKCSRDRSSASFVIVEFSSSSAGTGWRLATWDKGDNAWQLKRQCKFKCQSDVKMLTSDDLLLKSYEGSVFSPEGYFIIDMGYKSKKIPVKLYVVQKGSANILGRDWIKAFNIRLEMMNQIVSNSKILDLINSFSNVFTSKLGNFNHKEISIKVVENAKPVFCKHRAVPLAYAKEVELELDRLEKEGVIELIDNSDWGTPLVFVQKSNGKIRICGDYKTTINKHLEDVKYPLPKIDELWNKLKKGQRFSKIDLQLAYMQFSLNIESSKLLAWNTHRGLYAVKRLPFGIKSASSIFQREIENLFKGMKNVTNFLDDIIVTGETAEEHMTNLREVLSKLEKAGLTVCKEKCVFFKEEVEYLGYKISKEGLKKTDSKIAAIINAPKPENITEVRAFTGLVNYYHKFIPRAAQILEPIYKLLKGNVKFFWSKECERAFNIIKDIIASDNCLVYFDPDLPIIVTTDASDKGISGMLSQVKEGEERTVACVSRTLMPAEKKYSTVEKEALAVHFTINKFYQYLCCNKFKLRTDQKALVALFGEHRSIPKMSANRIQRWALFLSSFDYSIEHIKGINNPVADYLSRSPVQVTGTVEEPAEGMTYIHFTESIEYWPINNKVLREETDKDGILRAIKMYIKTERWPKHLSDEIMPFYHKRQELYLDEHIIMWGHRIVVPSSLRPQILDELHAGHFGIVRCKSLARSYVYWPKIDSDIEHRVKSCGPCLKNRDNPPSEFSPWPEVDKVFDRVHIDFLQLKSKLCLILVDAYSKWVEVFPMSRATAAETQEKLREVFARMGLPRLCVSDNGPQLVDKTMEIFFKKNGIKHLTGAPYHPSSNGAAERYVRTFKMKLKTALDDPRNSGIPLSTLISRYLLTYRNTKHPVTEKSPAELVYNRSLRTRISMMAEKPSKEQQNISIKEKRCFEIGERVMVRDYRETNRKLWVAAKIINKVGKKTYYCRLDSGQVWKRHTNQVGRCSTEFANNRENELDSNNDFQYIKLPNVVHPVGESITQSESNLEKLTMETQGEPVLLDMATSSDTGNRSSTDTVYRSDNEQNIIVNYPSDNMSQTGRSRRVTNMPKKYNDFILE